Proteins encoded within one genomic window of Spirochaeta isovalerica:
- a CDS encoding asparagine synthase-related protein, producing the protein MTIKPVSITRNITDNSRGFLAKINWENETLVEIIINESTKGHQATYYEHESGDLLLICIGHLYSINAKSFSINESLELLAKIYKSDDLDTLNSAIGGGIFTLLIIDKLLNKIIALTDFLACMPLFHQEINNGYLLGTNQFDFPESDNPSLIACGEYLSYGYLPFHESLFAKVHRIGPGQIIKINCADSGIVIVSEKKYPKYPPQEKRIANEDEAIMQLDTLLSKFFSRLGNEPIAAGLSGGYDSRLIAAYCRKKAIHLVTYDNPKTKEACYARQVADILGLQTEVFNIPGDAPSRFSDDFFYGMGTIDSLESSHVFGNLNILIKDKPSYIIDGHIGDVVFGGGFYSKLKSDSEPLWKYLIGIDKYQSAKKENVVYLKKLSSGYGRKIDGLKKELANQVDEYGNKVLFSLIENLKENCHSHSDIVEILLQVFRGAALASGGPVTFLRRTPTLCPFYDKEIFFTCMSIDKSLRAGDRLYNAFYRHIFPELTDIPKENTRGTASQGVIFYRMTHLKNALLRKVVRYLPNMMQKGGGVGGDIDDFLDQYLNNETNVKFFKSILANTSISIKEIKSHLLDFTTIEDNKALYLRYISLAFLLKKQ; encoded by the coding sequence ATGACAATAAAACCAGTATCAATAACCAGAAATATTACAGACAATTCCCGAGGTTTTTTAGCAAAGATCAATTGGGAAAATGAAACCCTGGTTGAAATTATAATTAATGAATCAACAAAAGGTCATCAAGCAACTTATTATGAGCATGAATCAGGGGATCTTCTTTTAATTTGTATTGGACACCTATACTCTATAAACGCTAAATCCTTTTCAATAAATGAATCACTCGAGTTGTTGGCAAAAATCTATAAATCTGATGATCTTGATACATTAAACTCAGCAATTGGTGGTGGTATCTTTACTTTGCTAATCATCGATAAACTTCTAAATAAAATCATTGCACTGACTGATTTTCTCGCATGCATGCCATTATTTCATCAGGAAATAAATAATGGATATCTTCTGGGAACCAATCAATTTGATTTTCCTGAATCAGACAATCCATCTCTTATAGCTTGTGGAGAATATCTCTCTTATGGATACCTTCCATTTCACGAATCACTTTTCGCGAAAGTTCATCGAATAGGGCCAGGTCAAATAATCAAGATAAATTGTGCTGATTCGGGGATCGTTATTGTTTCTGAAAAAAAATATCCAAAATATCCACCACAGGAAAAAAGGATTGCTAATGAAGATGAAGCTATTATGCAACTGGATACATTACTTTCGAAGTTTTTTTCAAGATTAGGTAACGAACCGATCGCTGCAGGTTTAAGTGGAGGTTATGATTCCAGGCTTATTGCAGCGTACTGTAGAAAGAAAGCAATACATCTGGTGACTTATGATAATCCCAAAACAAAGGAAGCCTGTTATGCTAGGCAAGTAGCTGATATATTAGGTCTCCAGACAGAGGTCTTTAATATTCCCGGGGATGCTCCGAGCCGATTTTCTGATGATTTTTTCTATGGTATGGGAACAATAGATAGCTTGGAAAGCAGTCATGTTTTTGGAAATCTAAATATACTTATAAAAGACAAACCTTCATATATCATTGATGGTCATATCGGTGATGTTGTCTTTGGCGGAGGTTTTTATTCAAAACTAAAATCAGATAGTGAGCCCTTATGGAAGTATCTCATTGGAATCGATAAATATCAGTCTGCAAAAAAGGAAAATGTTGTCTACTTAAAAAAACTATCCTCTGGATATGGACGTAAAATTGACGGTTTAAAAAAAGAGTTAGCAAATCAAGTTGATGAATATGGAAATAAAGTTCTTTTCTCTCTAATAGAAAACCTGAAAGAAAATTGCCACTCTCATTCTGATATTGTCGAAATACTGTTGCAAGTCTTTCGCGGAGCAGCATTGGCTTCAGGAGGACCTGTTACCTTCTTACGAAGAACTCCGACTCTATGTCCCTTCTATGATAAAGAGATATTTTTTACTTGCATGTCTATAGACAAATCATTGCGTGCTGGAGATCGTTTGTATAATGCCTTTTATCGTCACATTTTTCCTGAATTGACTGATATTCCAAAGGAAAACACAAGGGGGACTGCGTCTCAAGGAGTAATATTTTATCGAATGACACACTTAAAAAATGCATTACTTCGAAAAGTTGTGAGGTATCTGCCGAATATGATGCAAAAAGGAGGAGGTGTCGGTGGAGATATAGATGATTTCCTTGATCAATATCTTAATAATGAAACAAATGTGAAATTTTTCAAAAGCATTTTAGCAAATACTTCAATCAGCATTAAAGAGATTAAGTCTCATCTCTTAGACTTCACAACAATCGAAGATAACAAAGCTCTTTATTTGAGATATATTTCCTTAGCATTTCTTTTGAAGAAACAATAA
- a CDS encoding SDR family NAD(P)-dependent oxidoreductase → MVYDFKGFRVLVLGGAGFIGRSLCQLLLDNGAAVRCLDRGKPQGDQYLEDLKNEMEWVSADFSDEQKIREAVEGMDYIFHLISTTIPASSNQDLLFDLTSNVVPTLKLLDIAKDAKIKKLIFISSGGTIYGIPHSVPIPENHQTNPLCGYGIHKLAIEKYLSLYYYNFNLNYSILRLSNPYGYAQISDRPQGVIGKFIYQALRNKPLEIWGDGSVVRDYIYIDDILDAFLRAMLYEGKEKVFNVASGIGHSLTDIISYIEGAAGYPLNVSFSSSRHVDVPLNVLDISRIKTELGWCPETDMATGIGKLFEYSRQLKNLK, encoded by the coding sequence ATGGTTTATGATTTTAAAGGTTTCAGGGTTCTTGTTCTTGGCGGGGCTGGTTTTATTGGAAGGAGTTTATGCCAATTACTTCTTGATAATGGAGCTGCAGTCCGATGCTTAGATAGGGGAAAGCCCCAGGGCGATCAATACCTTGAGGATCTGAAAAATGAAATGGAATGGGTATCGGCTGATTTTTCTGATGAACAGAAAATCAGAGAAGCAGTGGAAGGGATGGATTATATTTTTCATCTAATTTCGACAACAATTCCAGCGTCTTCGAACCAGGACCTTCTATTTGATTTAACATCAAATGTGGTTCCAACTCTTAAATTATTGGATATCGCCAAAGATGCGAAAATAAAAAAACTGATATTCATATCTTCCGGTGGTACTATATACGGAATCCCTCATTCCGTTCCCATACCAGAAAATCATCAGACAAATCCACTTTGCGGATATGGGATTCACAAACTTGCAATAGAGAAATACCTGAGTCTGTATTACTATAACTTCAATTTAAATTATTCCATTCTACGTTTATCCAATCCATACGGATATGCTCAAATTTCTGATAGACCGCAAGGAGTAATAGGGAAGTTTATCTATCAAGCGCTCAGAAACAAACCTCTGGAGATTTGGGGAGATGGAAGTGTTGTTCGTGATTATATTTATATTGATGATATACTAGACGCATTTCTTCGAGCTATGCTCTATGAAGGAAAAGAAAAAGTATTTAACGTCGCTTCCGGAATAGGACATTCCTTGACAGATATCATTTCTTACATTGAAGGTGCCGCAGGGTATCCTTTAAATGTTTCCTTTTCCAGTTCTCGTCATGTAGATGTTCCTTTGAACGTCCTCGACATCTCTCGTATTAAAACAGAACTGGGTTGGTGTCCCGAGACGGACATGGCAACTGGAATCGGAAAACTATTTGAATACAGCCGGCAATTGAAGAACTTGAAATGA
- a CDS encoding polysaccharide deacetylase family protein: protein MFKSLVRYFIAFVSFYTGTTIFAESKLKKSLTILCYHRVLPKHEKNSSLFPDLIVTPETFNLHCRVLARHYDIYPLSEACDLMRKGYKSKRPLAIITFDDGYCDNIEYASPILASHGLRATFFIITGLIGKEEYPWYDKLSHAADVCISKGILKENLENSLLHYLFENGNNPTLKEIVQAAKKISSEDRSLLITKLLKASGSEIPDSELNRIMSDSEIKSLQKKGHEIGSHTVSHEILSLLNENQLTYEVTKSKEILESLLKSSVRSFCYPNGDYNSTTLEAVKAAKYSYACTTFKGKNSILFSPFELKRWFLHEDRLLSPVGKPSSLLFRLEISGLADRFFRRKPIK, encoded by the coding sequence ATGTTTAAATCTCTGGTTCGTTACTTTATAGCTTTCGTCTCCTTTTACACAGGGACAACCATATTTGCAGAATCAAAATTAAAAAAGTCCTTAACAATATTATGCTATCACAGAGTTCTTCCCAAGCATGAAAAAAATTCTTCACTATTTCCTGATCTGATTGTTACTCCGGAGACATTTAATCTTCATTGCCGGGTTCTCGCTCGTCATTATGATATTTATCCGCTTTCTGAAGCTTGTGATTTAATGCGGAAAGGATATAAGTCCAAACGGCCGTTAGCTATTATTACCTTTGATGATGGTTATTGTGATAACATTGAATATGCTTCACCTATACTGGCTTCACATGGATTAAGAGCGACTTTCTTTATTATAACGGGATTGATTGGAAAAGAGGAATATCCCTGGTATGATAAACTCAGCCATGCAGCTGATGTTTGTATATCAAAAGGAATACTAAAAGAAAATCTTGAAAATTCATTATTACACTACTTATTCGAAAACGGGAATAATCCGACTTTAAAGGAAATTGTACAGGCAGCTAAAAAGATATCTTCAGAAGACAGGTCTTTGTTAATTACAAAATTATTGAAAGCATCCGGATCAGAGATTCCAGACTCGGAATTAAATCGGATTATGTCGGATTCTGAAATTAAGTCTCTACAAAAGAAAGGTCATGAAATTGGATCCCATACTGTTTCTCATGAAATTCTTTCACTTTTAAATGAAAATCAGCTCACCTATGAAGTTACTAAAAGCAAAGAAATACTTGAATCCCTTTTAAAATCATCAGTACGAAGTTTCTGCTATCCCAATGGGGACTATAATTCTACTACTTTGGAAGCTGTAAAGGCCGCTAAATATTCCTATGCCTGTACAACTTTCAAAGGAAAAAACTCTATTTTGTTTTCACCATTCGAATTAAAGCGCTGGTTTCTCCATGAAGACCGTTTGCTATCTCCTGTAGGCAAACCTTCTTCCCTTTTGTTCAGACTTGAGATCTCGGGTTTAGCTGATCGTTTTTTCAGGAGAAAACCCATTAAATGA
- a CDS encoding glycosyltransferase family 2 protein, giving the protein MKKRICTIIINYKTALITRNCVESLVPQLNSDADHIIIVDNNSGDAEIELLKSGLMDFTSAGIVTILPLNANNGFSSGNNAGITACPAEFYLLANSDTLFLPGAITGLLEGASKHPDAGLLSPRLEWPDEIPQVSCFRFPSPLTEIIRSANTGPITSLFRRYDVPLAPEKHVTHPEWTSFACVLIRDKVIKKIGLLDDGFFMYHEDIDYCRRLRQAGFNIVNWPEARVIHLQGKSSEVDNNKREKKSLPDYFYHSRARYYRKYYGNIGFLTANILWIIGRGISMFRQVFMGNERPVPQREFFNIWKSKSLRKGM; this is encoded by the coding sequence ATGAAAAAACGGATTTGTACTATTATAATAAACTATAAAACTGCCTTGATTACCCGGAATTGTGTTGAAAGCCTGGTACCTCAACTGAACTCAGATGCCGACCACATTATCATAGTTGACAACAATTCTGGTGATGCGGAAATTGAACTTCTGAAGAGCGGACTCATGGATTTCACATCTGCCGGAATTGTAACGATTCTTCCTCTTAATGCAAACAATGGCTTTTCTTCAGGTAATAATGCTGGAATTACTGCCTGTCCTGCAGAATTTTACTTACTAGCGAATTCGGATACTCTTTTCCTCCCGGGAGCCATTACCGGACTTCTTGAAGGAGCATCAAAACACCCAGATGCAGGTCTGCTCAGCCCCAGGCTTGAATGGCCTGATGAAATTCCTCAAGTATCGTGCTTTAGATTTCCTTCCCCCCTTACTGAAATCATACGCTCAGCCAATACTGGTCCAATTACTAGTTTATTCAGAAGATATGATGTGCCGCTTGCCCCTGAGAAACATGTCACTCACCCGGAATGGACAAGTTTTGCCTGTGTGCTGATACGAGATAAAGTAATAAAAAAAATCGGTTTACTGGACGATGGTTTTTTTATGTACCATGAAGATATTGATTATTGTCGCAGACTTCGCCAAGCAGGTTTTAATATCGTCAACTGGCCGGAGGCTAGAGTTATACATTTGCAGGGAAAGAGTTCAGAAGTTGATAATAACAAGCGCGAAAAGAAATCTCTTCCTGATTATTTCTACCACTCCCGAGCTCGTTATTACAGAAAATATTACGGAAATATAGGATTTCTTACCGCGAATATTCTCTGGATTATCGGTCGCGGGATTTCAATGTTCCGTCAGGTTTTTATGGGCAATGAAAGACCCGTTCCCCAACGGGAGTTTTTCAATATATGGAAGTCGAAGTCTCTGCGTAAAGGCATGTAA
- a CDS encoding PKD domain-containing protein — protein sequence MGNLDERTLYRIFHFFLRYTLLLEVILLLINSANSFAQEVPSGIRIVASEPVRLYDSVTSSRTGGVAPLSVHFSTNFTCEPEDASAFHIYDYTWDFGDPSSGNWGTTGKTKNIAKGGIAAHIFEEPGTFSVKLTVRDQKGIIDTKSFTITVIDPDVYYSGLKTTCVNPLGDSDFSIAPTGARLISTDDLSTITQYATAGSRILFKRGATWTTSGLTWPNNSGPVTIGAYGTGILPDEKGIFSNAPIIRVDSGTFLPIDYKRDWRIMDLHLSDSSKTNGSFGGATAFQKILFLRLQIDGFNIPLAWTFWNNPDQNLQADQMAVVSCDLSSGATNIMYVGSERLALLGNNARDADLSHVVRVWQSYQGIISHNMFSGSSLTSSAGRHALKLHGPSESIIYSSGWDHLGFRTEFSIISDNIFGSSGPAPIAIKAQNDQEDERLSNIIFERNLYSAEYGNPSPASIPPQAIYTFHAQQLTVRNNIIDATGYGSDDFDGIMISSSGVVPVPVDIWIYNNTIYKPDMPLWGRRGITIDAGVESAIIRNNLVSFPGTINGSVLINDNGVNTIKSNNLLNGTIYFVDPENISPLLRSFDLKLNSYSAIDQGLYINSIFDDFSGGSRPQGNAFDIGAHE from the coding sequence ATGGGTAATCTTGATGAAAGGACATTGTATAGAATATTTCACTTTTTTTTAAGATATACATTATTATTAGAAGTAATATTATTATTAATCAATTCTGCAAATAGCTTTGCTCAAGAGGTTCCTTCAGGAATACGCATTGTTGCATCTGAGCCTGTTCGATTGTATGATTCAGTCACATCAAGTAGAACAGGCGGCGTAGCGCCCCTCAGTGTTCACTTTTCTACCAACTTCACCTGCGAACCAGAAGATGCATCAGCTTTTCATATTTATGATTACACTTGGGATTTTGGAGATCCTTCAAGCGGTAACTGGGGTACTACTGGTAAAACAAAAAATATAGCAAAAGGTGGAATTGCTGCCCATATCTTTGAGGAACCAGGGACGTTTTCAGTAAAGCTCACTGTAAGAGATCAAAAAGGGATAATAGATACAAAATCTTTTACAATTACTGTTATAGATCCAGATGTCTACTATTCAGGTTTAAAAACAACCTGTGTAAATCCTCTGGGGGATAGTGATTTTTCTATTGCTCCTACAGGAGCTCGTCTAATTTCAACAGATGATTTATCAACTATTACTCAATATGCTACTGCTGGTAGCAGAATTCTCTTTAAAAGGGGTGCAACATGGACTACTTCAGGATTAACATGGCCCAATAATAGCGGACCCGTGACTATTGGAGCGTATGGAACAGGTATTTTACCTGATGAAAAAGGAATCTTTTCAAACGCTCCAATTATCAGAGTTGACTCTGGCACGTTTTTGCCTATCGATTATAAAAGAGACTGGCGCATTATGGATCTACATTTAAGTGATTCATCAAAAACAAATGGTTCTTTTGGAGGGGCAACAGCGTTTCAGAAGATTTTGTTTCTCAGACTGCAGATCGATGGCTTTAATATCCCTCTTGCCTGGACATTTTGGAATAATCCGGATCAGAATCTCCAAGCAGATCAAATGGCTGTAGTCTCATGTGATTTATCATCTGGAGCTACCAATATCATGTATGTAGGCAGCGAACGATTAGCATTATTAGGAAATAATGCTAGAGACGCAGATCTTTCACATGTAGTAAGAGTATGGCAATCTTATCAAGGAATAATCAGCCATAACATGTTTTCCGGCTCAAGTTTAACATCTAGTGCAGGAAGACATGCTCTAAAATTACACGGACCCAGTGAAAGCATTATATACTCTTCCGGGTGGGATCATTTAGGATTTAGAACAGAATTCTCAATTATTTCAGATAATATTTTTGGCAGTTCAGGACCGGCTCCTATTGCTATAAAAGCACAAAATGATCAAGAAGATGAAAGATTATCAAACATTATTTTTGAGCGGAACTTATATTCAGCCGAATATGGAAATCCAAGTCCAGCATCAATTCCACCTCAAGCAATTTACACTTTTCATGCTCAACAATTGACTGTACGTAATAATATAATTGATGCGACAGGCTATGGGTCCGACGATTTTGATGGAATCATGATAAGTAGCAGTGGAGTTGTTCCTGTACCAGTAGATATATGGATATACAACAATACAATTTATAAACCAGATATGCCTTTATGGGGAAGACGAGGGATAACAATTGATGCTGGAGTTGAATCAGCTATAATTAGAAATAATCTTGTTTCATTTCCGGGGACAATAAATGGTAGTGTTTTAATTAACGATAATGGAGTTAATACAATCAAATCAAATAACTTATTAAATGGAACTATTTATTTTGTTGATCCAGAAAACATTTCACCCTTATTACGATCTTTTGACTTAAAACTGAACTCATATAGTGCTATTGATCAAGGTTTATATATTAATTCAATATTTGATGATTTTTCTGGCGGTTCTAGACCTCAAGGAAACGCATTTGATATTGGTGCTCATGAATAA
- a CDS encoding glycosyltransferase family 4 protein yields MNITFVCPAQVKSGGTRVIAIYAKKLIEKGHSVTVVSPIINKPKIKNQIKSLIKERKWIKYVPKYDSYFDFMNIPVKYLKKQGPVQADDIPDGDILVGAFWIIANWISKFPPEKGIKVHFIQGYEVTPGMNTIHIDDAWKLPMKKIVVSNWLANISYQLFNDDTYSIVQNSVNFEFFTAPKRTKQSVPTIGFTYSDHWCKAPEIAINACKLASTKYPNLKVCLVGFKPPSQSNLIPDDWQCFWDPSQDELPLIYSQCDAWLWTSRQEGFGLPIIEAMACRTPVIGTRAGAAPELLNENRGIIIDIDDIENIANAITEIIELSNKKWELMSQSCYDYVREYSWDKAVNKLESVFQELIDCSI; encoded by the coding sequence ATGAACATTACTTTTGTTTGTCCTGCTCAAGTTAAATCGGGGGGAACCCGTGTAATTGCAATATATGCTAAAAAGCTTATAGAAAAGGGTCATAGTGTAACAGTAGTTAGTCCTATTATTAATAAACCTAAAATAAAAAACCAAATTAAATCTCTTATTAAAGAAAGGAAATGGATTAAATATGTTCCTAAATATGATTCTTATTTTGATTTCATGAACATACCAGTAAAATATCTAAAAAAACAAGGTCCAGTACAAGCTGATGATATACCTGATGGAGATATACTTGTTGGAGCCTTTTGGATTATTGCAAATTGGATAAGTAAATTTCCTCCAGAAAAAGGGATAAAAGTACATTTTATTCAAGGATATGAAGTAACACCTGGTATGAATACAATTCATATAGATGACGCTTGGAAACTACCGATGAAAAAAATAGTAGTATCCAATTGGCTCGCAAACATAAGCTATCAACTGTTTAACGATGATACGTACTCAATAGTACAAAATAGTGTCAACTTTGAATTCTTTACTGCACCGAAAAGAACAAAACAAAGTGTTCCAACAATAGGTTTTACGTATAGTGATCATTGGTGTAAAGCGCCAGAAATTGCTATTAATGCATGCAAACTTGCTTCTACTAAGTATCCAAACTTAAAAGTCTGTTTAGTGGGATTCAAACCTCCATCTCAATCTAATCTTATACCTGATGATTGGCAATGCTTTTGGGATCCATCACAAGATGAACTTCCTTTAATATATTCTCAATGTGATGCATGGTTGTGGACTAGTAGACAAGAAGGTTTTGGGCTTCCAATTATAGAAGCTATGGCATGTAGAACACCTGTAATTGGAACTAGAGCAGGTGCAGCTCCAGAGTTATTAAATGAAAATCGAGGAATCATAATTGATATCGATGACATAGAGAATATAGCAAATGCTATAACTGAAATTATTGAATTATCTAATAAAAAATGGGAATTGATGTCACAGTCTTGCTATGATTATGTTCGGGAGTATTCTTGGGATAAAGCAGTAAATAAACTTGAAAGTGTTTTTCAAGAATTGATTGATTGTTCAATATAA
- a CDS encoding glycosyltransferase: MTEDKNPEVGAVVIGRNEGDRLKLCLSSVIAQIETVVYVDSGSHDGSPEYAATLGVEIVDLDMSIPFSAGRARNEGFNRLLQLGKKLEFVQFIDGDCELNGNWITYAKQFLTKQSSYAIVSGLLEERNPEKSIYNELCNIEWKRPEGDALSCGGIFLARITAISSVNGFSSEMIAGEEPELCFRLRQKNWKIYNSGINMALHDANMLYFKQWWKRSVRSGYAYTHRYFIHTYNNDEYLKKATIRIWFWTIILPFFAFLLSIMISPLFMITLLAYLVQLIRSYRHTLRFTRNKRTSFLYSFFNALGKWPQLIGQITFIYKRLKNQQKSIIEYK, encoded by the coding sequence ATGACAGAAGATAAAAATCCAGAGGTCGGAGCCGTTGTAATAGGCCGAAATGAAGGAGATAGATTGAAACTCTGTCTTTCTTCAGTTATAGCTCAGATTGAGACTGTAGTATATGTAGATTCAGGATCTCATGACGGAAGCCCCGAATATGCGGCCACTCTTGGTGTAGAAATAGTAGACCTTGACATGAGTATACCATTCAGTGCAGGACGAGCGAGGAATGAAGGTTTTAATAGACTTCTACAACTTGGCAAAAAACTTGAATTTGTGCAGTTTATCGATGGTGACTGTGAATTAAACGGAAACTGGATCACATACGCGAAACAATTTTTAACAAAACAGTCCTCTTATGCCATAGTAAGCGGCCTATTAGAAGAAAGAAATCCTGAAAAAAGCATATACAATGAATTGTGCAATATTGAATGGAAGAGGCCCGAAGGTGATGCACTTTCTTGCGGGGGAATATTCCTGGCAAGAATTACAGCAATTTCTTCTGTCAATGGTTTTAGCTCTGAAATGATTGCCGGGGAAGAACCTGAACTTTGTTTCAGATTAAGACAAAAAAACTGGAAAATATATAATTCAGGTATAAATATGGCATTACACGATGCGAATATGCTTTACTTTAAGCAATGGTGGAAAAGATCTGTTCGCAGCGGTTATGCTTACACTCACAGGTATTTTATCCATACGTATAACAACGATGAATACCTGAAAAAAGCGACAATTCGGATATGGTTCTGGACTATAATACTGCCCTTCTTTGCATTTCTTCTTTCTATTATGATAAGTCCATTATTTATGATAACCTTATTGGCTTATCTTGTTCAATTGATCAGGAGTTACAGACACACTTTACGATTTACAAGGAATAAAAGAACATCATTTCTTTATTCTTTTTTTAATGCCCTCGGGAAATGGCCTCAGCTGATCGGACAGATCACTTTTATTTACAAAAGATTGAAAAATCAACAAAAATCTATTATTGAGTATAAATAA
- a CDS encoding glycosyltransferase family 4 protein: protein MKIAYIVSKYPAVSHTFILNEIQALRALKVEISTFSIRKAEISDILGDIASKEAKATRSILPIPVVELCKSIGWCLLHRPSELMKVTYNYIVKQGVLVEKIKWSAYLFEGVLLAYWLIKDQYDHLHCHFGNSGSNTALIASLIAHVPLSITFHGSELNSPISFRIPEKVNKAAFIACISKYGRAKLMHICKRSDWDKIKIVRCGIKEPEPSEYPVNIDGEQQILCVGRLSPEKGHHILLDAFEIIQKRNNKVSMILVGDGPLREELEERVGSLQIPAKIMFTGSLEPEKVSDLYKSSSLAVLASFSEGVPVVLMEAFSHGRPVVATFVGGIPELVENGINGLLVPPSDSENLADAIEEILRNPKQAEEMGLNGVLKINKEFNELVSAKKLKNLFETSIFQS, encoded by the coding sequence ATGAAAATAGCCTACATAGTCAGTAAATATCCTGCGGTATCACATACTTTTATCCTCAACGAAATACAAGCCCTGAGAGCTCTCAAGGTCGAAATCAGCACTTTTTCCATCCGAAAAGCTGAAATTAGTGATATTCTTGGTGATATTGCATCAAAAGAAGCGAAAGCAACTCGCTCAATACTACCAATTCCTGTTGTGGAATTATGTAAATCAATTGGATGGTGTCTTTTACATCGTCCTTCAGAACTAATGAAAGTCACTTATAATTACATTGTAAAACAAGGTGTATTAGTCGAGAAAATCAAATGGTCAGCTTATCTATTTGAAGGTGTGCTGTTGGCATACTGGCTGATTAAAGATCAATACGACCATTTACACTGCCATTTTGGAAACAGCGGATCAAATACAGCTTTAATTGCTTCATTAATTGCTCATGTTCCCCTAAGCATCACTTTTCACGGATCGGAATTGAATTCTCCTATATCTTTTCGTATACCAGAAAAAGTCAATAAAGCTGCATTCATTGCGTGTATAAGTAAGTATGGAAGAGCTAAGTTGATGCATATATGTAAAAGAAGCGATTGGGATAAGATCAAAATAGTAAGATGCGGAATAAAAGAACCTGAACCTTCAGAATATCCAGTTAATATCGATGGAGAACAGCAAATTCTCTGTGTCGGACGTCTATCCCCGGAAAAAGGTCATCATATTCTACTCGATGCTTTTGAAATCATACAGAAAAGAAATAATAAAGTCTCTATGATACTGGTAGGTGACGGACCGCTAAGGGAAGAATTGGAAGAACGTGTAGGTTCACTACAAATACCGGCAAAAATAATGTTTACAGGCTCTTTGGAACCTGAAAAAGTATCTGATCTATACAAGTCATCTTCTCTAGCTGTTCTTGCAAGCTTCAGTGAAGGTGTTCCCGTTGTCCTAATGGAAGCCTTTTCTCATGGTAGACCTGTTGTTGCGACATTTGTAGGAGGAATTCCTGAACTTGTGGAGAACGGTATAAATGGACTGCTTGTCCCTCCGAGTGATTCTGAAAACCTAGCTGATGCAATCGAAGAAATTCTAAGGAACCCGAAACAAGCTGAAGAAATGGGTTTAAATGGTGTTCTAAAAATTAATAAAGAATTTAATGAATTGGTTTCAGCAAAAAAATTAAAAAATTTGTTTGAAACTAGTATCTTTCAGTCTTAA